In Planctomycetota bacterium, one DNA window encodes the following:
- a CDS encoding FtsX-like permease family protein, giving the protein MASALPIDVAQTPASTTARRSGRRVRTPLAWKNLTYDRRRLALALAGVGFAVLLMFMQFGFRSALIESTVALPNKLNADIILVKKSRLTLLMHERFDRSVLFQAQGVSGVARVVPLYVETQRSTWRANQPGSRALPVRTVAFDPAQPAFKDDTITRLAPRLAEPNAVLFDELSKGDYGRPKAGETATHTGHKVPIVGLFRVGTDFATDATVVVSDRTFRDWFAIPLLGNPLDQIDLGLVQLTDKANTRQVQADIRARLPQHVAVKTKGEYIASEQEFWQSNTPVGYVFTFGTILGFIVGAIICYQVLYADVSDHLPEYATLMAMGYRPRYFLAVVISQAILLSAMAFVPAGIASWLLYQVLSMVTGLPLTMTLGKAAGVFTLTAVMCVVSSLFALRRLMSADPAELFK; this is encoded by the coding sequence ATGGCGTCCGCGCTTCCGATCGATGTCGCCCAAACGCCCGCCTCCACCACGGCGCGGCGCTCGGGCCGGCGCGTGCGCACGCCGTTGGCCTGGAAAAACCTGACCTACGATCGTCGCCGACTGGCGTTGGCGTTGGCCGGGGTTGGTTTTGCGGTGCTATTGATGTTCATGCAATTTGGGTTCCGCTCCGCGCTGATCGAAAGCACCGTCGCCCTGCCCAACAAGCTGAACGCCGACATCATCCTGGTCAAGAAAAGTCGGCTCACGCTGCTGATGCACGAACGCTTTGATCGGTCGGTGTTGTTCCAGGCGCAAGGAGTGTCGGGCGTCGCTCGCGTGGTCCCCCTGTATGTCGAGACGCAGCGCTCGACGTGGCGGGCCAACCAACCCGGCTCGCGCGCCTTGCCGGTGCGCACCGTGGCCTTTGACCCAGCGCAGCCAGCGTTCAAAGACGACACCATCACGCGACTAGCGCCGCGGCTTGCCGAACCAAACGCAGTCCTGTTCGATGAATTGTCAAAGGGTGATTATGGCCGCCCCAAGGCGGGCGAGACGGCCACCCACACCGGCCATAAGGTTCCCATCGTGGGGCTGTTTCGCGTGGGGACTGATTTCGCCACCGACGCCACCGTGGTCGTCAGCGACCGAACATTCCGCGACTGGTTCGCGATTCCGCTGCTGGGCAATCCATTGGACCAGATCGACCTGGGACTGGTGCAACTGACCGACAAGGCAAACACTCGTCAGGTGCAAGCCGACATCCGCGCTCGCTTGCCGCAGCACGTGGCCGTGAAAACCAAGGGCGAATATATTGCCAGCGAGCAAGAATTCTGGCAAAGCAACACACCGGTCGGTTACGTGTTCACGTTCGGCACGATCCTGGGCTTCATTGTCGGGGCGATCATCTGTTACCAGGTTCTGTACGCCGACGTCAGCGACCATCTGCCCGAGTACGCCACGCTGATGGCCATGGGCTATCGGCCGCGGTACTTCCTGGCCGTAGTCATTTCCCAGGCAATTCTCCTGTCGGCGATGGCTTTTGTCCCCGCGGGCATCGCGTCGTGGTTATTGTATCAGGTGTTGTCGATGGTCACGGGGCTGCCGTTGACCATGAC